A DNA window from Insulibacter thermoxylanivorax contains the following coding sequences:
- a CDS encoding ABC transporter permease, producing MSKTTGRLKAFLKQWQLQSMVIPGIVWMFIFCYIPMFWLIIAFMDYNIAKPLFESPFVGFKHFEEFLTDERFWRSLRNTLGMSTIKLVLGFPIPILFALLLNEIQSIRFKRTVQTISYLPHFIAWTIFGGITLNWLGEGGVVNQIMMGLGLQDREILYISEPKYFWWITYFSDTLKETGWNAIIYIAAISGIDPALYEAAELDGANRWQKMWHITLQSIRPTIAILFILAVSGLLGSNFDQIFMLKNNMNLRMAESIDLFIYNMGLVSGRHSFSTAVLFARSIVALGLLLLANQVSKRLTGEGIF from the coding sequence ATGTCGAAAACCACGGGACGCTTGAAAGCCTTTTTAAAACAGTGGCAGCTTCAGAGTATGGTGATCCCGGGCATCGTGTGGATGTTCATCTTCTGTTATATCCCGATGTTTTGGTTGATCATCGCATTTATGGACTACAACATTGCCAAACCGTTGTTTGAATCTCCTTTTGTAGGTTTTAAGCACTTTGAGGAATTTCTAACGGATGAACGCTTCTGGCGCTCGCTCCGCAACACCTTAGGGATGAGCACGATCAAGCTGGTGCTGGGCTTCCCGATCCCGATCCTATTCGCACTGCTGTTGAACGAGATCCAGAGCATCCGGTTTAAACGCACCGTGCAGACGATCTCGTATCTGCCGCACTTTATCGCCTGGACGATCTTCGGCGGGATCACGCTGAACTGGCTCGGCGAAGGCGGTGTGGTCAACCAGATTATGATGGGCTTGGGGCTGCAGGATCGAGAGATTTTGTATATCAGTGAGCCGAAGTATTTTTGGTGGATTACCTATTTCTCCGATACGCTGAAAGAGACCGGATGGAATGCGATTATCTACATCGCGGCCATCTCCGGCATCGATCCGGCCTTGTATGAGGCAGCAGAGCTGGATGGGGCGAACCGCTGGCAGAAGATGTGGCACATCACCCTTCAAAGCATTCGGCCGACGATCGCCATCTTGTTCATCCTGGCCGTCAGCGGCCTGCTCGGCAGCAACTTCGATCAGATCTTCATGCTGAAGAACAATATGAACCTGAGAATGGCGGAGAGCATCGACCTGTTTATCTACAACATGGGGCTTGTCTCCGGAAGGCATTCCTTCTCCACGGCGGTTCTCTTCGCGAGATCGATCGTTGCGCTGGGACTGCTCTTGCTGGCGAATCAGGTGTCGAAGCGTTTGACCGGCGAGGGGATTTTCTGA
- a CDS encoding carbohydrate ABC transporter permease: MNKVKRLRRIGIFEIFNTLLMLAVCFVTLYPMWFVFVNSLNAPEQALLGTVNWWPKEFSLASYSVVFNDNNLMNGFFITTMRTLIGTTTHVLFTAIVAYGMSKTYLIGRKVYMKIALITMLFSGGLIPTFILMVKLGLYNNFLVFIIPGLYTFFNMVIFMSFFRTIPAELEESAKVDGASDYGVLFRIVFPNSKAVIATIALFSAVYHWNDYYQGVIYIRSPELLPLQTLLYKIIAENSMTFMQQQAMAQFGARLPGNSIKFASMMVATLPILLVYPFIQRYLVKGVMIGAIKG; encoded by the coding sequence ATGAACAAGGTGAAGCGTCTGAGACGAATTGGAATCTTCGAGATCTTCAACACGCTGCTGATGCTGGCGGTTTGTTTCGTCACGCTGTACCCGATGTGGTTCGTCTTCGTGAACTCCTTGAACGCACCTGAACAGGCTTTGCTCGGTACGGTGAATTGGTGGCCGAAGGAATTCTCGCTGGCGAGTTACAGCGTCGTCTTCAATGACAACAATCTCATGAATGGATTCTTCATCACCACGATGCGCACATTGATCGGTACGACAACCCATGTGCTGTTTACCGCGATTGTCGCCTACGGCATGAGCAAAACCTATCTGATCGGCCGCAAGGTGTATATGAAGATCGCATTGATAACGATGTTATTCTCGGGCGGGCTCATCCCGACCTTTATACTGATGGTGAAACTGGGTCTTTACAATAATTTTCTAGTGTTCATCATCCCGGGGCTCTACACTTTTTTCAATATGGTCATCTTCATGAGTTTCTTCCGTACGATTCCCGCTGAACTGGAAGAGTCGGCGAAGGTCGACGGCGCTTCGGACTACGGGGTGCTGTTTCGAATCGTCTTCCCGAACAGCAAGGCGGTGATCGCGACCATCGCCCTGTTCTCGGCGGTCTATCACTGGAACGATTACTATCAGGGAGTAATCTACATCCGTTCACCGGAACTGCTGCCGCTGCAGACTCTGCTGTATAAAATCATCGCGGAGAATTCCATGACCTTCATGCAGCAGCAAGCGATGGCGCAGTTCGGCGCGCGGCTTCCGGGCAATTCGATCAAGTTCGCTTCGATGATGGTAGCCACGCTTCCGATCTTATTGGTCTATCCGTTCATCCAGCGCTATCTGGTGAAAGGTGTGATGATCGGGGCGATCAAAGGGTAA
- a CDS encoding extracellular solute-binding protein, translated as MKRQHLQRSASVLMALILVLSLAACMSNNQKNTRSQDSGPGSQNDTPAVVELNPDEPAWKLDTSPVELTWFVGASWYGHTWGDNLVSQYITEKTGVHVNIEVPSGDANEFITLMMTTGQLPDIITLGSWENAVKKLWEGGHVYALNELAEQYDPYFFKVAGDGTLKWYRQPDGNTYAIPNDSYSPNLMRETGMTAANQTFLVRKDLYEDMGRPDLTTPEGFLNALQLLKDEYSEYKGQPISPFFAQGNVPYGMTEYLQNLLAVPHEKDGKVYDRLTDPDYITWLKTFRTAYERGLINVDFLVDSDTQVEEKTNNARYFMMIREWTGMTAVNPMLAASEHPDSYYIAVDGPRNSKGEPAKLFPGNMDGWMVTMVSKSTKHPERAIRFLTYLVSEEGQRDLFLGKEGVTWDMVDGKPQLKPELVELLENDIEKLEKEYGVMDTYWMLRNPVIVNQWRPEKAPVIKQMEDFANQYADIDGGIYKNLDPTGDSDIAVAWMRISQNWEEVMPELITAKDEATFDKIFQDFLDRRDAYGFQEIMEYRQAELDLRKAKMAD; from the coding sequence ATGAAGCGACAACACTTACAGCGAAGCGCATCAGTCCTCATGGCTCTGATCCTGGTCTTGAGCCTCGCTGCCTGCATGTCCAACAATCAGAAGAACACTCGGTCGCAAGACTCCGGTCCAGGTTCACAGAATGACACACCGGCAGTGGTGGAACTGAATCCTGATGAACCGGCGTGGAAGCTGGATACAAGTCCGGTGGAACTCACCTGGTTCGTAGGTGCATCCTGGTATGGCCACACTTGGGGGGATAACCTGGTCTCCCAGTACATCACAGAGAAAACAGGCGTGCATGTGAACATCGAAGTGCCGTCTGGTGATGCCAACGAATTCATCACATTGATGATGACGACGGGGCAGCTGCCGGACATCATCACGCTTGGCTCCTGGGAGAATGCCGTTAAGAAGTTATGGGAAGGCGGCCATGTCTATGCTCTGAATGAACTGGCCGAACAATATGATCCTTATTTCTTCAAAGTAGCAGGGGACGGCACGCTGAAGTGGTACCGTCAGCCCGACGGCAACACCTATGCGATCCCGAACGATTCCTACAGCCCGAACTTAATGCGCGAAACGGGCATGACCGCAGCGAACCAGACGTTCCTCGTGCGCAAGGACCTGTACGAAGATATGGGGCGCCCGGACCTGACGACGCCGGAAGGCTTCCTCAATGCGTTGCAGCTGCTTAAGGACGAATACTCCGAGTACAAAGGCCAGCCGATCAGCCCATTCTTCGCACAGGGCAATGTCCCATACGGCATGACGGAGTACCTGCAGAACCTGTTAGCCGTGCCGCATGAGAAGGACGGCAAAGTCTATGACCGGCTCACTGATCCGGACTATATCACTTGGCTGAAGACTTTCCGCACCGCTTATGAGCGCGGTCTCATTAACGTGGACTTCCTCGTCGACTCCGATACCCAAGTCGAAGAGAAGACGAACAACGCCCGCTACTTCATGATGATCCGGGAATGGACAGGAATGACGGCGGTGAACCCGATGCTGGCAGCCAGCGAACATCCGGATTCCTACTATATCGCTGTTGATGGTCCGCGGAACAGCAAGGGCGAACCGGCGAAACTGTTCCCCGGCAACATGGACGGCTGGATGGTGACGATGGTCAGCAAGTCCACCAAACATCCTGAGCGAGCCATTCGCTTCCTGACCTATCTGGTGAGCGAGGAAGGGCAGCGGGATCTGTTCCTGGGCAAGGAAGGCGTGACCTGGGATATGGTAGACGGCAAGCCGCAGTTGAAGCCCGAATTAGTAGAACTGTTGGAGAACGATATTGAGAAGTTGGAAAAAGAATACGGCGTTATGGATACTTATTGGATGCTGCGTAATCCCGTCATCGTCAACCAATGGCGTCCGGAGAAGGCGCCCGTCATCAAACAGATGGAAGACTTCGCGAACCAGTATGCTGATATCGACGGCGGCATCTACAAGAACCTGGATCCGACAGGGGATTCGGATATCGCTGTCGCTTGGATGCGCATCTCTCAGAATTGGGAAGAAGTCATGCCGGAGCTGATTACGGCGAAGGATGAAGCGACCTTCGATAAGATCTTCCAAGACTTCCTCGATCGCCGGGATGCATACGGCTTCCAGGAGATCATGGAGTACCGGCAAGCAGAACTGGATCTGCGCAAAGCGAAAATGGCGGATTAA
- a CDS encoding sensor histidine kinase: MRGLAVLKKLYRRSPISQKLFIAFSGLIVIPAILVSFLFIRTQEMQIYKDAMTAANSHVSRLNEQIRSRMNMIESVSSMALAQKAFLDFIHSNMREDGLRLVRFRQNEYEHMHNIIRSLEMIEALSFYVDNPDLHEIWPEIYHYERFEPQDFWQVLREEGGAAYRLFALQDGEQTMAYYRLVRLRGTEHHPTMMEIRIPHSKLFYDLLEANGGNWFTVVLDGVNPERAIYDPAHPFVQHADRDLGNILKALHKEMDVLQTEDPVKAEVADQIYYAVYRYIAPLNAYVADIASHQVLMQGPRNMYALVIAITCTVLLLMLLLVSHTMRRIFRRLDGVLASMRRVREGDLNAKIAIDLDEQESGDEIDEVAVSYNAMLDEIQRLMTQVIDKQLVAKNAQLHSLHSQINSHFLYNALESIRMLAEVERQPVIADALVSLGSLMRYSMKWRSDTVALHEELTNIRNYIKFMNFMEGGQIRLQENIPQELMTYAIPKMCMQPIVENAVHHAAPKGGSVQIEITAWVEKGSVLLIEIRDDGRGIDPPLLANIQAALAGSAEAPIIASKNGLGLENVHKRLQLHYGPDSGLTIDSVKDAYTCVTIRLPWENVNLGGW; this comes from the coding sequence ATGAGGGGACTGGCGGTTCTGAAGAAACTGTATCGCAGATCACCGATCTCACAGAAGCTGTTCATTGCCTTCAGCGGGTTGATCGTCATACCTGCGATCCTGGTATCGTTCCTGTTCATTCGCACCCAAGAGATGCAGATCTACAAGGATGCGATGACTGCTGCCAACAGCCATGTTTCCCGCTTGAACGAACAGATACGAAGCAGGATGAACATGATTGAAAGCGTTTCCTCAATGGCGCTGGCGCAGAAAGCCTTCCTCGATTTCATCCACTCGAATATGCGTGAGGACGGTCTCCGTTTGGTGAGATTCAGGCAGAATGAATATGAACATATGCATAATATCATTCGCAGTCTTGAGATGATCGAAGCGCTCAGCTTCTACGTGGATAATCCCGATCTCCATGAGATCTGGCCGGAGATCTATCATTATGAGCGGTTCGAGCCGCAGGATTTCTGGCAGGTACTGCGGGAAGAAGGAGGGGCGGCGTACCGGCTGTTTGCCCTCCAAGACGGCGAACAGACGATGGCCTACTATCGCTTAGTGCGTCTGAGAGGGACGGAGCACCATCCGACGATGATGGAGATTCGTATTCCGCACAGCAAACTGTTCTACGATCTGCTCGAGGCAAACGGCGGGAATTGGTTCACTGTGGTGCTCGACGGTGTAAATCCTGAGCGAGCGATCTACGACCCCGCCCATCCGTTTGTCCAACATGCTGACCGTGATCTTGGCAATATTCTGAAGGCGCTCCACAAGGAGATGGATGTACTGCAGACAGAAGATCCGGTGAAAGCGGAAGTGGCAGACCAGATCTATTATGCCGTCTATCGCTATATAGCGCCGCTGAATGCCTATGTCGCCGATATCGCTTCCCACCAGGTGCTGATGCAAGGCCCGCGGAATATGTATGCGCTTGTTATCGCGATCACCTGTACGGTGCTGTTGTTGATGCTGCTGCTCGTCTCCCATACGATGCGCCGGATCTTCCGCCGCCTCGACGGCGTTCTCGCTTCGATGCGCCGCGTGCGGGAAGGGGATCTGAATGCGAAGATCGCCATCGATCTGGATGAGCAGGAGAGCGGGGATGAGATCGATGAAGTAGCAGTCAGTTACAATGCGATGCTGGATGAGATCCAGCGGCTGATGACGCAAGTGATCGACAAGCAGCTCGTCGCCAAAAACGCCCAACTGCACTCCCTGCACTCCCAGATTAACTCCCATTTCCTCTACAATGCCCTGGAGTCGATTCGCATGCTGGCCGAAGTGGAACGCCAGCCCGTGATTGCCGATGCCTTGGTCTCCTTGGGATCGCTGATGCGCTACAGCATGAAATGGCGGAGTGATACCGTCGCCTTGCATGAAGAGCTGACGAACATTCGGAACTATATCAAGTTCATGAACTTCATGGAGGGCGGGCAGATTCGCCTCCAGGAGAATATTCCGCAGGAACTCATGACCTATGCGATCCCCAAGATGTGCATGCAGCCGATCGTTGAGAATGCCGTTCATCATGCCGCACCCAAAGGCGGCAGCGTGCAGATCGAGATCACGGCTTGGGTAGAGAAGGGCAGCGTGCTGCTCATTGAGATCCGCGATGACGGAAGGGGGATCGATCCGCCGCTGCTGGCGAATATACAAGCAGCGCTGGCAGGTTCCGCCGAAGCGCCGATCATCGCGAGCAAGAACGGATTGGGACTGGAGAACGTACATAAGCGTCTGCAGCTTCATTATGGACCGGACAGCGGTCTGACGATCGACAGCGTGAAGGACGCTTATACCTGCGTGACCATACGCCTGCCTTGGGAAAATGTAAACTTAGGGGGTTGGTAA
- a CDS encoding response regulator transcription factor, translating into MFNLLIVDDQAHIREGLKTMLRRFPLPLDHIYDAASGVEALQILRERDIQLVLTDIKMPDMDGLELMARSREARLEVDFLIISGYGEFAYAQRAIELGAKGYLLKPVKREDLQTSIEHVLQEVMTRRELSRNMQDLTQRAMDTERKELRLFMQGAAYDEAWMQTAESWYPQLWRHYRLVLLREERWINQPGSLSIHGMESIAYRVYGRQRCLCLQHHPHLILVVAGDQVPEALPSALHHDQIRAVAIMTDPVQGLKQLPKAYEQLMDLYQHSYLFPEQRCLLPQHIAGLAQQWELPYEEIYALFQLMGTDNNGLIAEKISKIFYKKSLQRYHIHYTLQVCRAVVELIEEYERVIRPYMGEETIDVDCLRNLFDYPGMRDYIQALQQQLLRLNQYYYELKCSYRNSQDLNAAIRYIHENYHKPLDLAMVSNHVSLNYAYFSNLFKKNVGKGFTEYLRDVRMDKARKLLIETDYKISDIAAMVGYESYKSFTRVFRDVMGMQPTEYRQRMRQRGNGAGRWKGTAL; encoded by the coding sequence GTGTTCAACCTGTTGATCGTGGACGATCAAGCCCATATTCGTGAAGGTCTGAAGACGATGCTGCGCCGGTTCCCGCTGCCCTTGGATCATATCTATGATGCTGCAAGCGGTGTTGAGGCCCTGCAGATCTTGCGGGAAAGGGATATCCAGCTCGTTCTCACCGATATCAAGATGCCGGATATGGACGGGCTGGAGCTGATGGCTCGCAGCAGGGAAGCACGGCTCGAGGTCGATTTCCTGATCATCAGCGGGTACGGCGAGTTTGCCTATGCTCAGCGGGCGATCGAGCTCGGCGCTAAGGGCTATCTGCTCAAACCCGTGAAGCGGGAGGACCTTCAGACTTCGATCGAGCATGTGTTGCAGGAAGTGATGACGCGGCGCGAACTTTCGCGGAATATGCAGGATCTCACGCAGCGGGCGATGGATACGGAGCGGAAGGAACTGCGTCTGTTCATGCAAGGAGCAGCTTATGATGAAGCTTGGATGCAGACGGCTGAATCCTGGTATCCCCAGCTTTGGCGGCATTACCGCTTGGTGTTGCTGCGCGAAGAGCGCTGGATTAATCAGCCGGGCTCGCTCAGCATCCATGGCATGGAATCGATCGCTTATCGTGTCTACGGCAGACAGCGCTGTCTCTGCCTGCAGCACCATCCTCATCTGATCCTGGTCGTTGCCGGAGACCAGGTGCCGGAGGCACTGCCTTCTGCACTGCACCATGATCAGATTCGAGCGGTTGCGATCATGACGGATCCCGTGCAGGGATTGAAACAGCTGCCCAAGGCTTACGAGCAATTGATGGACCTATACCAACACAGCTATTTGTTTCCGGAGCAGCGCTGCCTTCTGCCGCAGCATATCGCGGGGCTCGCGCAGCAGTGGGAGCTTCCCTATGAGGAGATCTATGCTCTGTTTCAGCTGATGGGGACGGATAACAACGGGCTGATCGCTGAGAAGATCTCCAAGATTTTCTATAAGAAAAGCCTTCAACGCTATCACATTCACTATACCTTGCAGGTCTGCCGTGCCGTCGTTGAGCTGATCGAAGAGTATGAACGGGTGATTCGGCCCTATATGGGAGAAGAGACGATCGATGTCGACTGCTTGCGGAATCTGTTCGATTATCCGGGGATGCGTGACTATATCCAAGCGCTGCAGCAGCAGCTGCTTAGGTTGAACCAGTATTATTACGAATTAAAATGCAGCTACCGCAACAGTCAAGATCTGAACGCGGCGATCCGCTATATCCATGAGAACTACCACAAACCCTTGGATCTCGCGATGGTCTCTAATCATGTGTCGCTGAACTATGCCTATTTTTCCAATCTCTTCAAGAAAAATGTCGGCAAGGGTTTCACGGAATATCTGCGCGATGTGCGCATGGACAAAGCCCGCAAACTCCTGATCGAAACGGATTATAAAATCAGCGATATAGCGGCGATGGTCGGGTATGAGAGCTACAAGAGTTTCACCCGGGTGTTTCGCGACGTCATGGGCATGCAGCCCACCGAGTATCGACAGCGGATGCGCCAAAGGGGTAACGGCGCCGGCCGTTGGAAGGGAACGGCGCTATGA
- a CDS encoding glycoside hydrolase family 16 protein has translation MVKPASVSSCRFHYHEPTRNSYALTPYDGTTYAADELGAIGLPLPRIDGQPAIASDLGNFVYEIYVDGAWVDLANTSLSGFIYSPNGYNQMSDANQWGYWADYIYGLWFRPIQVDMQIRIGYPLNGQQGGEIGNNYVYYTFIGNPNAPRPDVSDQEDIAIGTPDDPTIEGFHLIWQDEFTGTSLNLNHWNYELGYYLNDDPNTWGWGNAEMQHYTDSEENVYVRDGMLHIRALHDRKSFPQDPNRFAEYSSGKINTKNHFSLQYGRIDIRAKLPTGDGLWPAFWMLPVEDVYGPWAASGEIDIMEAKGRLPGSTSGAVHFGGQWPTNRYIAGEYHFPAGQTFADDFHVYTIIWEEDNIKWYVDGHFFLKVTREEWYSAAAPNNPNAPFDQPFYLILNLAVGGHFDGGRTPAPEDIPAVMQVDYVRVYKQGEGEPPGNPGGGGPADPSDPDEIIIGDEVRGLKKIGDDLLFYVNGAVFADLHYRINGGTQMNVAMHHDGGGNFTYPVNGLQQGDVVEYFFTYDPGKERLIPHGSLISMA, from the coding sequence TTGGTCAAGCCAGCTTCGGTTTCGTCATGCCGATTTCACTACCATGAGCCGACGCGAAATTCGTATGCGCTTACACCCTATGATGGTACGACTTATGCAGCGGATGAACTCGGAGCGATCGGCTTGCCGCTGCCGCGTATCGACGGACAGCCGGCGATCGCAAGTGATCTGGGGAACTTCGTCTATGAGATCTATGTGGACGGCGCTTGGGTGGATCTGGCGAACACGAGCTTGAGCGGTTTTATCTACTCTCCTAACGGCTATAATCAGATGTCCGATGCCAACCAGTGGGGATATTGGGCGGATTATATCTATGGTCTCTGGTTCCGGCCGATCCAAGTGGATATGCAGATTCGCATCGGTTATCCGCTGAACGGCCAGCAGGGAGGAGAGATCGGGAATAATTATGTGTACTATACGTTCATCGGCAATCCCAATGCACCAAGGCCAGATGTGAGCGACCAGGAGGACATCGCCATCGGTACGCCCGATGATCCGACGATCGAAGGGTTCCATCTGATCTGGCAGGATGAATTCACTGGCACATCGCTTAATCTGAACCATTGGAATTATGAACTGGGGTACTATCTGAATGATGATCCGAACACCTGGGGCTGGGGCAACGCGGAGATGCAGCACTATACGGACAGCGAAGAGAATGTCTATGTTCGGGACGGCATGCTCCATATCCGGGCCTTGCACGATCGCAAGTCCTTTCCGCAGGACCCGAATCGGTTCGCAGAATATTCATCCGGGAAGATCAATACGAAGAACCATTTCTCGCTTCAGTACGGCAGAATCGATATTCGCGCCAAGCTGCCCACAGGTGATGGACTGTGGCCGGCGTTCTGGATGCTCCCAGTAGAAGATGTGTACGGACCTTGGGCGGCATCCGGTGAGATCGATATTATGGAAGCGAAGGGGCGTCTGCCGGGATCAACCAGCGGCGCTGTACATTTCGGAGGTCAATGGCCGACGAACCGCTATATCGCTGGAGAGTATCATTTCCCTGCGGGACAGACCTTCGCCGATGACTTCCATGTATACACGATCATCTGGGAAGAAGATAATATCAAATGGTACGTCGATGGGCATTTCTTCCTCAAAGTTACGCGGGAGGAGTGGTATTCCGCAGCAGCGCCGAACAATCCCAACGCCCCCTTCGACCAGCCTTTCTACCTCATCCTGAATCTGGCTGTAGGCGGCCACTTCGACGGCGGAAGGACACCTGCACCGGAGGATATCCCGGCTGTGATGCAGGTGGACTATGTGCGGGTGTATAAGCAAGGGGAAGGGGAGCCGCCCGGTAATCCCGGCGGTGGCGGCCCCGCTGATCCTTCCGATCCCGATGAGATCATCATCGGTGATGAAGTGCGCGGCTTGAAGAAGATCGGCGATGATCTCCTGTTCTATGTCAACGGGGCGGTCTTCGCAGATCTGCACTACAGGATCAATGGCGGTACCCAGATGAATGTGGCAATGCACCATGACGGCGGAGGGAATTTCACTTATCCGGTGAATGGCTTGCAGCAGGGGGATGTCGTGGAATATTTCTTCACCTATGACCCGGGCAAGGAGCGCTTGATACCCCATGGTTCACTTATATCCATGGCGTGA
- a CDS encoding nucleoside deaminase: protein MTAHEKWIQETIELAIKNVHAGTGGPFGAIVVKDGQIVGRGRNQVTSLNDPTAHAEVQAIRDACRNLNTYQLTDCIIYSSCEPCPMCIGAIYWSRPKAVYFAATKHDAADAGFDDQFIYEQIALPLEERSIKMQQLTTDGHTKPFEVWKQIPNKLEY, encoded by the coding sequence ATGACAGCACATGAGAAATGGATCCAAGAAACGATTGAATTAGCCATAAAAAACGTTCATGCAGGCACCGGCGGGCCCTTCGGGGCGATCGTCGTCAAAGACGGACAGATCGTCGGCAGAGGGCGGAATCAAGTGACGTCTCTGAACGATCCTACCGCCCATGCGGAAGTACAAGCGATCCGCGATGCCTGCCGCAATCTCAATACGTATCAACTGACCGACTGCATCATCTATTCGAGCTGCGAACCGTGCCCGATGTGCATCGGTGCGATCTACTGGTCGCGGCCGAAGGCGGTCTACTTCGCAGCAACGAAACACGATGCAGCAGATGCTGGATTTGATGACCAATTCATCTACGAACAGATCGCTCTTCCTCTGGAAGAACGTTCGATTAAGATGCAGCAGTTGACGACAGACGGTCATACGAAGCCCTTTGAAGTCTGGAAGCAAATTCCCAACAAGTTAGAGTACTAA
- a CDS encoding alpha/beta fold hydrolase — MKNPPPFCKQRPGYGRSERPHKKMTPFDQARILHTALQELEVNKPILVGHSWSGLLTLIYALLYPQETSGLILLAPAMYKEGYPAEHGDPLSKLMTAPLIGDLFLRLFLMTPLAKAMADNMLQQTFAPEAVPGGYQERVRASWLRPSSLRANREDVLAFPPAAMEASKRYPEIKQPVIVLVGEEDPFGTKEQALRLQRDIPHAELQIIPRIAHMIPQLHPELVADAIRRIAEPAIACLPVENPYRIDYDIEGISK; from the coding sequence ATGAAAAATCCACCGCCCTTTTGTAAGCAGAGACCAGGTTATGGACGAAGCGAGCGGCCGCACAAGAAGATGACCCCCTTCGATCAAGCGCGCATACTGCACACAGCGCTGCAAGAGTTGGAGGTAAACAAGCCCATCCTTGTCGGCCATTCCTGGAGCGGACTGTTGACGCTGATCTATGCTCTCTTATATCCGCAAGAAACTTCCGGTCTCATCTTGTTAGCTCCAGCGATGTACAAAGAAGGCTATCCAGCGGAACACGGCGACCCCTTATCGAAGCTGATGACTGCGCCGCTGATCGGCGATCTCTTCCTTCGCCTGTTTCTGATGACGCCGCTCGCAAAGGCGATGGCTGATAACATGTTGCAGCAGACCTTCGCTCCAGAAGCCGTCCCCGGTGGATATCAAGAGCGAGTACGGGCTTCATGGCTTCGTCCATCGTCATTAAGGGCGAATCGCGAGGATGTACTAGCCTTCCCTCCTGCTGCCATGGAAGCCAGCAAGCGTTATCCCGAGATTAAGCAACCCGTCATCGTCCTCGTCGGCGAAGAGGATCCCTTCGGAACGAAGGAACAGGCCTTGCGCCTGCAGCGGGACATTCCCCATGCAGAGCTTCAGATCATTCCTCGTATCGCTCACATGATCCCGCAGCTCCATCCAGAACTCGTCGCTGATGCGATCCGTCGCATAGCCGAACCAGCGATTGCATGCTTACCAGTGGAAAATCCCTATCGAATCGACTATGATATAGAAGGAATCTCTAAATGA
- the sigK gene encoding RNA polymerase sporulation sigma factor SigK codes for MSGLLSAIALFFKQLSLLVSYVKNNAFPQPLSEQEEEKHLRQMAEGNMHSRNMLIEHNLRLVAHIVKKFDNTGEDIEDLISIGTIGLIKAIESFQPDKGTKLATFAARCIENEILMHLRSLKKTRKDVSLHDPIGTDKEGNEITLIDILGTDTDDVVDKVQLKIEKKKIYGHLHILDPREQEVIRGRFGLEDGGEERTQREIAKELGISRSYVSRIEKRALMKLYHEFYKSKK; via the coding sequence GTGTCTGGCCTGTTATCGGCAATTGCGTTATTTTTCAAACAGCTTTCGCTTCTTGTATCTTATGTGAAGAACAATGCCTTTCCCCAACCGCTGAGCGAACAGGAAGAAGAGAAGCATCTGCGCCAGATGGCGGAGGGCAACATGCATTCGCGCAATATGCTCATCGAGCACAATCTCCGGCTGGTCGCCCATATCGTGAAGAAATTCGATAACACAGGAGAAGATATCGAGGACCTGATCTCCATCGGCACCATCGGTCTGATCAAAGCCATCGAGAGTTTCCAGCCGGATAAGGGAACGAAGCTGGCGACTTTTGCGGCGAGATGTATCGAAAACGAAATCCTCATGCACTTACGCTCCCTCAAAAAAACGCGCAAAGATGTCTCCCTGCATGATCCGATCGGCACCGACAAGGAAGGAAATGAAATTACCTTGATCGATATCCTGGGCACCGATACCGATGATGTCGTGGATAAAGTGCAGCTTAAGATCGAGAAGAAGAAAATCTACGGCCATCTTCATATCCTAGATCCCAGGGAGCAGGAGGTGATTCGCGGCCGCTTCGGACTGGAGGACGGCGGGGAGGAGCGAACGCAGCGCGAGATCGCGAAGGAACTCGGCATCAGCCGCAGTTATGTCTCACGGATCGAGAAACGCGCATTGATGAAGTTGTATCATGAATTTTATAAGAGTAAAAAATAG